Proteins encoded together in one Deltaproteobacteria bacterium window:
- a CDS encoding TonB-dependent receptor, whose protein sequence is MKRAHLFISSILMAAAIAVPATAQEQEETTLAPVVVTATRTEVPVTELGVSATVITADEIQRRHITDVSQLLQNVVGLNISQTGSRGGTTVLYPRGGENNFTLIMIDGVHVNLAGGDYDFSNLTTDNIERIEIIRGPQSALYGSDAMGGVINIITKRGQGKPTIRLSTANGAHHEGGRYIGEQKIGVSGGNERIGYSFAYGRIDDKGILNVNNDYYNNTFSGRLDVYPSEIWEINLTARYADSKYEFPTELGGDRVDKSFPGLDPDQYQRDRDTVIGVQTRNNMLPWWENVFQLGFHRSDKTYDDPPNKQTALDAPPGSHSESSETRATIDYHLNLRFARGEALKSVFTAGYAYDREALDLDSLATIVFGPPPFGSFPSTETADKSRHNNAFYLQEQLGLFNRLFLTGGVRVDDNSEYGSKTSPRGSVALDIRETGTKLRAAVGTGIKEPTFLENFGGFGAIGNPKLDPEKTFSWEVGVDQTLLNNKVALSFTYFNSKFKDLIAAVYEAPIFTFENIQKAEAWGLEFTFLAKPGPGLTLGGNYTYLNTEVTDDGGLTNLAFAKGKKLLRRPKHSASFFVNWLWRQFNVNIRGTYVGDRDDLLFQALDTSPFYTFTTKRLQNNDYFTLDAAASYTTQIRQGPVQQLKFFVKGQNVFDNHYQEVIGYSSPEFSAMGGVEILL, encoded by the coding sequence ATGAAAAGAGCACACCTTTTCATTTCGAGTATACTCATGGCAGCGGCGATCGCAGTGCCCGCAACAGCTCAGGAACAGGAAGAGACTACACTGGCGCCAGTGGTGGTTACTGCTACCAGAACCGAGGTGCCAGTCACAGAGCTCGGCGTCTCAGCTACTGTGATAACAGCAGACGAGATCCAGCGTCGCCACATTACTGATGTGTCGCAGCTCCTCCAGAATGTGGTTGGCCTGAACATCTCGCAGACCGGCTCCCGCGGTGGCACAACTGTTCTATACCCCAGAGGCGGTGAGAACAACTTCACGCTCATCATGATCGATGGAGTCCACGTCAATCTGGCCGGCGGCGACTATGACTTTTCGAATCTTACCACTGACAATATCGAAAGAATAGAGATCATTCGGGGCCCCCAGAGCGCCCTGTACGGTTCAGACGCCATGGGCGGGGTAATCAACATCATAACCAAGAGAGGCCAGGGCAAGCCAACCATCAGGCTCTCTACGGCCAACGGCGCGCACCATGAGGGCGGCCGTTACATCGGCGAGCAGAAGATAGGCGTCTCAGGTGGAAACGAGCGAATCGGCTATTCCTTCGCATACGGCAGGATAGACGACAAGGGGATTCTGAACGTGAACAACGACTACTACAATAACACTTTCAGCGGCCGCCTCGACGTCTATCCATCTGAAATCTGGGAAATAAACCTGACTGCGCGTTATGCTGACAGCAAATATGAGTTTCCCACTGAACTCGGCGGAGATCGTGTTGACAAAAGCTTTCCGGGGCTGGATCCTGATCAATATCAGAGAGACCGTGATACGGTTATAGGTGTGCAAACCCGCAACAACATGCTTCCCTGGTGGGAAAACGTCTTCCAGCTAGGGTTTCACAGATCGGACAAGACGTACGACGATCCGCCCAACAAGCAGACCGCACTGGACGCTCCACCCGGCAGTCATTCTGAGAGCAGCGAAACCAGGGCAACTATTGATTATCACCTGAACCTGCGCTTTGCCAGAGGCGAGGCCTTGAAATCCGTATTTACAGCTGGATATGCATACGATAGAGAAGCGCTCGATCTGGACAGTCTGGCCACAATTGTTTTTGGTCCACCGCCTTTCGGTTCTTTTCCATCAACTGAGACCGCTGACAAGAGCCGCCACAATAACGCCTTCTATTTGCAGGAGCAGTTGGGCTTGTTCAACCGCCTGTTTCTCACTGGAGGTGTCCGCGTAGATGACAACAGTGAGTATGGCAGCAAGACATCGCCCAGGGGTTCGGTGGCGCTGGACATCAGGGAAACTGGCACAAAACTGCGGGCAGCAGTTGGCACTGGCATCAAGGAGCCGACTTTTCTAGAAAATTTCGGGGGATTTGGCGCCATAGGCAATCCAAAGCTGGATCCGGAAAAAACATTTTCCTGGGAAGTAGGTGTCGACCAGACTCTACTGAACAACAAAGTCGCCCTGAGCTTCACCTATTTCAACAGCAAGTTCAAGGACCTCATTGCTGCTGTTTATGAAGCACCCATCTTTACCTTCGAAAACATCCAGAAAGCAGAGGCCTGGGGGCTGGAGTTCACCTTTCTGGCCAAACCTGGCCCTGGCCTTACCCTGGGAGGCAACTACACCTATTTGAACACCGAGGTAACAGACGATGGCGGCCTCACGAATCTTGCTTTTGCCAAGGGCAAGAAACTTCTGCGGCGGCCAAAGCATTCTGCTTCCTTTTTTGTGAACTGGCTATGGCGCCAGTTCAATGTAAACATAAGAGGCACCTATGTGGGAGACAGAGACGACCTGTTGTTCCAGGCACTTGACACATCTCCTTTTTACACGTTTACTACCAAGCGTCTGCAAAACAACGATTATTTCACCCTTGACGCAGCAGCCTCCTATACCACCCAGATAAGACAGGGTCCCGTGCAGCAGCTGAAGTTTTTTGTCAAGGGGCAGAATGTCTTCGACAATCATTACCAGGAGGTTATTGGTTATTCTTCTCCTGAATTCAGTGC